A region from the Vibrio navarrensis genome encodes:
- the murA gene encoding UDP-N-acetylglucosamine 1-carboxyvinyltransferase, whose translation MEKFRVIGSTKPLSGEVTISGAKNAALPILFASILAEEPVEVANVPHLRDIDTTMELLKRLGAKVERNGSVHVDPSSITEYCAPYDLVKTMRASIWALGPLVARFGHGQVSLPGGCAIGARPVDLHITGLEQLGATITLEDGYVKATVDGRLQGAHIVMDKVSVGATITIMCAATLAQGKTVLDNAAREPEIVDTAKFLNTLGAKISGAGTDTITIEGVERLGGGRHAVVADRIETGTFLVAAAVSGGKVVCRNTNAHLLEAVLAKLEEAGALVETGDDWISVDMTGRELKAVNVRTAPHPGFPTDMQAQFTLLNMMAKGGGVITETIFENRFMHVPELMRMGAKADIEGNTVICGDVTRLSGAQVMATDLRASASLVIAGCIAKGETIVDRIYHIDRGYDKIENKLNALGANIERFRESS comes from the coding sequence ATGGAAAAGTTTCGTGTTATTGGGTCAACCAAGCCGCTTAGTGGTGAAGTGACCATCTCTGGGGCTAAAAACGCCGCACTGCCGATTTTGTTTGCTTCGATTTTGGCTGAAGAGCCTGTTGAAGTGGCCAATGTTCCTCACCTGCGTGATATTGATACCACCATGGAACTGCTCAAACGCCTTGGCGCGAAAGTCGAGCGCAATGGTTCTGTGCATGTTGATCCTAGCTCAATTACTGAATACTGCGCGCCGTATGATTTGGTCAAAACCATGCGTGCTTCGATTTGGGCACTCGGTCCGCTGGTCGCGCGTTTTGGTCATGGTCAAGTCTCTTTGCCTGGTGGTTGTGCGATTGGTGCCCGTCCGGTGGATTTGCATATCACTGGCCTGGAGCAACTGGGTGCGACCATCACGCTGGAAGATGGTTACGTGAAAGCAACCGTCGATGGCCGCTTACAAGGCGCTCACATCGTGATGGATAAAGTGAGTGTCGGTGCAACCATCACCATCATGTGTGCCGCGACCTTGGCACAAGGTAAAACCGTGCTGGATAACGCCGCGCGTGAGCCGGAAATTGTCGATACTGCCAAATTCCTTAACACGCTCGGCGCGAAAATTTCTGGCGCGGGCACTGATACCATCACCATTGAAGGGGTTGAACGCCTTGGTGGCGGGCGTCATGCGGTGGTCGCTGATCGGATTGAAACCGGTACTTTTTTGGTCGCAGCGGCTGTATCTGGCGGGAAAGTGGTGTGTCGTAATACCAATGCCCATCTTTTGGAAGCGGTATTGGCCAAACTAGAAGAAGCGGGTGCGCTGGTGGAAACTGGCGACGATTGGATTTCGGTCGATATGACTGGGCGTGAGCTCAAAGCCGTCAATGTTCGTACCGCACCCCATCCGGGTTTCCCAACCGATATGCAAGCTCAGTTCACTTTGCTCAACATGATGGCAAAAGGTGGCGGCGTGATCACCGAAACCATCTTTGAAAACCGCTTTATGCACGTTCCTGAGCTAATGCGTATGGGAGCGAAGGCCGATATCGAAGGTAATACCGTTATCTGTGGCGATGTGACTCGTTTGAGTGGTGCACAGGTGATGGCGACCGATTTGCGTGCTTCGGCCAGTTTGGTGATTGCGGGTTGCATCGCCAAAGGGGAGACGATCGTTGATCGCATTTACCATATCGACCGTGGCTACGACAAAATTGAAAATAAACTCAATGCATTAGGTGCAAATATTGAGCGTTTTCGTGAGTCAAGCTAA
- the ibaG gene encoding BolA family iron metabolism protein IbaG, with protein MDSAKVQQLLEEALSLEEVHVKGEGSHYEVVAVDARFAEMSRVKKQQMIYAPLMEYIQRNDIHAVSIKTYTPAEWARDKKLMSL; from the coding sequence GTGGATAGCGCAAAAGTACAGCAGTTACTAGAAGAAGCACTGAGCCTTGAAGAGGTGCATGTAAAAGGTGAAGGTAGCCACTATGAAGTGGTTGCTGTGGACGCTCGTTTCGCTGAAATGAGCCGCGTTAAGAAACAACAGATGATTTACGCACCTCTTATGGAGTACATCCAGCGGAATGATATTCACGCTGTCTCGATTAAAACTTACACGCCAGCTGAATGGGCCCGTGATAAGAAACTGATGTCTCTGTAA
- a CDS encoding STAS domain-containing protein has product MAQAQWQQIAADKIALHGDLDRDEVPSLWQFAQDWKPGATQVECSLAEIKRVDSAGMVMLIHLIEHAKRQNCHIMLSFVPAQLRTLFQLSNVETVVAGHIQSYQG; this is encoded by the coding sequence ATGGCGCAGGCACAATGGCAGCAAATCGCTGCAGATAAAATCGCTCTTCACGGAGATTTAGATCGTGACGAAGTGCCGTCATTATGGCAATTTGCCCAGGATTGGAAGCCCGGTGCGACGCAGGTGGAATGCTCTTTGGCCGAGATCAAACGGGTGGATTCTGCCGGAATGGTGATGCTAATTCACTTAATAGAGCATGCAAAACGACAAAACTGTCATATAATGCTCAGTTTCGTGCCAGCGCAGTTGCGCACACTGTTTCAACTAAGTAACGTCGAAACCGTGGTTGCCGGACATATTCAAAGTTATCAGGGGTAA
- a CDS encoding ABC transporter substrate-binding protein: MLQRLFAAVALLLLNVNVSAQEIDKTDPYKMMKQVSQATFNRLAADQALIQKNPEHLKVVVEEELMPYINDKYAALKLLGTNLKGAKREDVGEFITAFRAYLVTSYAQVLTQYTDQKVVFGPEPPLDDTKRITSIKVDIIDSPRPNIKLEFKLRKEKDGEWQAFDMVAEGISLLSSKQSEWNGKIRQEGVLAVAKELEQLAAQPIRFEVKN; encoded by the coding sequence ATGTTGCAACGTTTATTCGCGGCCGTCGCGTTACTGCTGCTGAACGTCAATGTCTCAGCACAAGAGATCGATAAAACCGATCCCTACAAGATGATGAAACAAGTTTCTCAGGCCACATTTAACCGCTTGGCCGCCGATCAAGCGCTGATTCAGAAAAATCCTGAGCACCTCAAAGTAGTGGTTGAAGAAGAATTAATGCCTTACATCAACGACAAATACGCGGCACTCAAATTATTAGGTACCAATTTGAAAGGGGCAAAGCGGGAAGATGTGGGTGAGTTTATTACCGCGTTTCGTGCTTACTTGGTGACTTCTTACGCCCAAGTACTCACGCAATATACCGATCAGAAAGTGGTGTTTGGCCCAGAGCCACCACTGGACGACACCAAACGCATTACTAGCATTAAGGTCGATATCATTGATTCCCCAAGGCCGAACATCAAACTGGAGTTCAAGCTGCGTAAAGAAAAAGATGGTGAGTGGCAAGCGTTTGATATGGTGGCAGAAGGGATCAGCCTACTTTCTAGCAAACAATCTGAGTGGAATGGCAAAATTCGCCAAGAAGGCGTGTTGGCCGTTGCAAAAGAACTGGAACAGTTGGCGGCGCAGCCTATCCGCTTCGAGGTAAAAAATTAA
- the mlaD gene encoding outer membrane lipid asymmetry maintenance protein MlaD codes for MQQTRKTELWVGSFVLAGICAILVMIFQVADVKSLGSGDSYALKAEFDNIGSLKVRSPVKVGGVVIGRVSSIELNPQTLVPIVTLSISRRYDQFPETSSVQILTSGLIGEQYIGLVPGFVFDDEQMLKDGDFIEDTKSALVLEDLIGQVLYSVGNKEESKKE; via the coding sequence ATGCAACAAACACGCAAAACAGAATTATGGGTTGGCAGTTTCGTCTTAGCAGGAATTTGCGCAATATTAGTAATGATTTTTCAGGTTGCTGACGTAAAAAGTTTGGGTTCAGGCGATAGTTACGCACTTAAAGCCGAGTTCGATAATATTGGCAGCCTTAAAGTGCGTTCACCAGTAAAAGTGGGGGGCGTGGTGATTGGTCGAGTCTCTTCTATCGAGCTTAACCCGCAGACCTTAGTGCCGATTGTCACGCTCTCAATCAGCCGCCGCTACGACCAGTTTCCAGAAACGTCCAGTGTGCAGATTTTAACTTCAGGACTGATTGGCGAGCAGTATATCGGTCTGGTGCCAGGATTTGTCTTTGATGACGAGCAAATGCTCAAAGATGGCGACTTCATTGAAGATACCAAGTCAGCCTTAGTGTTAGAGGATTTGATAGGACAAGTGCTCTACAGCGTAGGAAACAAAGAAGAATCGAAGAAGGAATGA
- the mlaE gene encoding lipid asymmetry maintenance ABC transporter permease subunit MlaE: MSELINFVSGVGRRFMAICESFGRASLMLFGAVFTRPQPLRNLPLLVKQVHSVGVQSLAIIVVSGLFIGMVLSLQGYVILVDYGAEGSLGQMVALSLLRELGPVVTALLFAGRAGSALTAEIGLMKATEQLSSMEMMAVDPLKRVIAPRLWAGLLSMPLLAMIFMAVGIWGGQLVGVDWKGIDHGSFWSAMQASVELGQDIGNSMIKCVVFAITVTWIALFNGYDAIPTSEGISRATTRTVVHSSLAVLGLDFVLTALMFGN, from the coding sequence ATGTCTGAATTAATCAACTTTGTCTCCGGGGTCGGGCGTCGTTTTATGGCGATTTGCGAGTCATTTGGACGGGCGAGCCTGATGTTGTTCGGCGCCGTATTCACACGCCCGCAACCCCTAAGAAACCTGCCATTGTTAGTTAAGCAAGTTCATAGTGTCGGCGTGCAATCGCTGGCGATCATCGTGGTTTCAGGCCTGTTTATCGGCATGGTGCTCAGTCTGCAAGGGTATGTGATTCTGGTCGATTACGGTGCCGAAGGCAGCTTAGGGCAGATGGTGGCGCTCTCGCTACTGCGTGAGCTTGGCCCTGTGGTCACGGCATTGCTGTTTGCCGGACGAGCCGGCTCGGCACTCACCGCTGAAATTGGTTTGATGAAAGCCACCGAACAGCTATCCAGCATGGAAATGATGGCGGTCGATCCGCTGAAGCGGGTTATTGCGCCTCGTTTGTGGGCTGGGCTTCTCTCCATGCCGCTGCTGGCGATGATTTTTATGGCCGTCGGCATCTGGGGCGGTCAATTGGTCGGTGTCGACTGGAAAGGCATTGATCATGGCAGTTTCTGGTCGGCGATGCAGGCTTCGGTTGAGCTTGGGCAAGATATTGGCAATAGCATGATCAAATGCGTTGTCTTTGCTATCACCGTGACTTGGATAGCGTTATTTAATGGATACGATGCCATTCCAACTTCGGAAGGCATTAGCCGTGCGACAACGCGCACGGTGGTACACTCTTCTTTGGCGGTACTGGGGCTTGACTTCGTACTGACCGCACTGATGTTTGGGAACTAA
- the mlaF gene encoding phospholipid ABC transporter ATP-binding protein MlaF — protein MSNNDLVTIKGLTFSRGQRLIFDHVDLEVPKGKVTAIMGPSGIGKTTLLRLIGGQILPEAGEIWFDGDNIPALSRSKLYQARKKMSMLFQSGALFTDLNVFDNVAFPLREHTQLSEELIRTLVLLKLEAVGLRGAASLMPSELSGGMARRAALARAIALDPDLIMFDEPFVGQDPITMGVLVELIRNLNQALGVTSIVVSHDVPEVMSIADWVYLLADGKVIAKGTPEELRDNRDPRVQQFLQGDADGPVPFRFPAQSIEKDLFDHV, from the coding sequence ATGTCGAACAACGATTTAGTGACCATAAAAGGGCTGACTTTCTCCCGAGGCCAGCGGCTGATCTTTGATCACGTTGACCTTGAGGTGCCGAAAGGCAAAGTCACCGCGATCATGGGGCCGTCCGGAATTGGTAAAACCACCTTATTGCGTTTGATCGGCGGACAAATTTTGCCCGAAGCGGGCGAAATCTGGTTTGATGGTGACAATATCCCGGCGTTATCGCGCAGTAAGCTCTATCAAGCGCGCAAGAAAATGAGCATGCTGTTCCAATCTGGGGCGCTGTTTACCGATCTCAATGTGTTTGACAACGTCGCTTTTCCGCTGCGCGAGCACACCCAATTGTCTGAAGAGCTGATTCGCACCTTAGTGCTGTTGAAGCTCGAAGCGGTTGGTCTGAGAGGGGCAGCAAGCTTGATGCCAAGTGAACTCTCCGGTGGCATGGCTCGCCGCGCGGCGTTAGCACGTGCGATTGCGCTCGATCCGGATTTGATCATGTTTGATGAGCCATTTGTCGGCCAAGATCCGATCACCATGGGGGTGTTGGTAGAGCTTATTCGCAATCTCAATCAGGCGCTTGGGGTGACCTCTATCGTTGTTTCCCATGACGTTCCTGAAGTGATGAGCATTGCTGATTGGGTCTACCTGCTGGCCGATGGTAAGGTGATTGCGAAAGGTACGCCGGAGGAGCTGCGAGACAACCGCGATCCGCGTGTCCAGCAATTCTTGCAGGGTGACGCCGATGGCCCAGTGCCGTTTCGCTTCCCCGCCCAGAGTATTGAGAAGGATTTATTTGACCATGTCTGA
- a CDS encoding calcium/sodium antiporter: MLEAIALLIVGLVLLVWSADKLVFGSAALARNMGISPLVIGMTILAMGSSAPEMMVSATAALDGKTDTAVGNVLGSNIANIALILGITALIKPLSISSAIVRRELPLMIAVTVLSGILLWDSHLGFYEGILLFALFGVFLFAMLQISKKEQQRGDAFLDEQESEIPQGVSNGKAGLWIVVGLILLPLAADMLVDNAVVIAKHFGMSDLVIGLTIIAVGTSLPELAASLAGALKGEDDMAVGNIIGSNVFNILAVMGLPGILNPSVLSEYAMGRDFWVMLAISLLLVVMALGKSRSINRIEGGILMICFVAYQSYLLMNMAA; this comes from the coding sequence ATGCTCGAAGCCATCGCGCTACTTATCGTCGGTCTTGTTCTACTGGTCTGGAGTGCAGACAAACTTGTGTTTGGTTCTGCGGCTTTAGCTCGCAACATGGGCATTTCACCGCTGGTGATCGGTATGACCATTTTGGCCATGGGTTCATCGGCACCAGAAATGATGGTTTCGGCTACGGCGGCGTTAGACGGCAAAACCGACACCGCGGTGGGGAACGTATTGGGTTCAAATATTGCCAACATCGCCTTAATTCTCGGCATCACCGCTTTGATTAAGCCGCTGTCAATCAGCTCCGCGATTGTGCGTCGTGAGCTGCCTTTGATGATCGCCGTGACTGTGCTGTCTGGTATTTTACTTTGGGACAGTCACTTAGGCTTTTACGAAGGCATTCTGCTGTTTGCTCTCTTCGGCGTGTTTTTATTTGCCATGCTGCAGATCAGCAAAAAAGAGCAACAGCGCGGCGATGCATTCTTAGACGAGCAGGAGTCGGAAATCCCACAAGGGGTGAGCAACGGCAAAGCGGGCCTGTGGATCGTCGTCGGCCTGATATTGCTGCCTCTGGCCGCGGATATGCTGGTCGATAATGCCGTCGTGATTGCCAAACATTTTGGGATGAGTGATCTGGTCATCGGCCTGACCATTATCGCGGTCGGCACTAGTCTGCCAGAACTCGCCGCCTCTCTCGCTGGGGCACTTAAAGGCGAAGATGACATGGCGGTGGGCAACATTATTGGCTCTAACGTGTTTAATATTCTTGCGGTGATGGGATTGCCGGGCATTCTCAACCCATCCGTGTTAAGCGAATACGCGATGGGACGCGATTTCTGGGTGATGCTAGCTATCTCGTTGTTGCTTGTTGTCATGGCGCTCGGCAAATCTCGCAGTATCAATCGCATCGAAGGCGGCATCCTGATGATCTGTTTTGTCGCTTATCAAAGCTATCTATTGATGAACATGGCCGCTTAA
- the kdsD gene encoding arabinose-5-phosphate isomerase KdsD: protein MALSFDYRTVAQQVLTTEIRGLEQLAQYFDQQFEQACELMLHNQGKVVVMGMGKSGHIGKKIAASLASTGTSAFFVHPGEAAHGDLGMIERGDIVLAISNSGESSEILALFSVLKRLNIRIISMTGNPSSTMAKLADFHLQITVPEEACPLGLAPTTSTTATLVMGDAIAVALLQARGFTAEDFALSHPGGALGRKLLLKLSDIMHTGHALPKVNPEALVRDALLEISQKGLGMTAIVDESDHLLGIFTDGDLRRILDKRIDIHSAKIGDVMTEHPTVADPNLLAVEGLNLMQQKKINGLMLCQHGKLVGALNMHDLLKAGVM from the coding sequence ATGGCACTTTCGTTTGATTATCGCACCGTCGCACAGCAAGTTTTGACCACGGAAATCCGCGGGCTAGAACAGCTCGCGCAATACTTTGATCAGCAGTTTGAACAAGCTTGCGAGCTAATGCTGCACAATCAAGGCAAAGTGGTGGTGATGGGCATGGGCAAATCGGGTCACATCGGCAAAAAGATTGCGGCGTCGCTTGCCAGTACCGGCACCTCGGCATTTTTTGTGCATCCTGGTGAAGCCGCGCATGGCGACCTAGGTATGATTGAACGCGGTGATATCGTGCTTGCGATTTCCAACTCAGGTGAATCTTCAGAAATCCTCGCGCTTTTTTCGGTTCTCAAACGGCTGAACATCCGCATTATCAGCATGACTGGTAATCCAAGTTCAACCATGGCCAAACTGGCGGATTTCCATCTGCAGATCACCGTGCCAGAAGAGGCGTGTCCACTTGGCCTCGCGCCGACCACCAGCACCACCGCCACCTTAGTCATGGGTGATGCGATTGCGGTTGCGCTTTTGCAAGCCAGAGGCTTTACCGCCGAAGATTTCGCCCTGTCACACCCTGGCGGCGCACTGGGGAGAAAACTGCTGCTTAAGTTGTCCGATATTATGCACACAGGTCACGCCTTGCCTAAAGTTAACCCAGAGGCTTTGGTGCGCGATGCGCTGTTGGAAATTTCGCAAAAAGGCCTTGGCATGACAGCGATTGTCGATGAAAGTGACCACTTACTCGGTATTTTTACCGACGGCGATCTACGTCGCATTCTCGATAAGCGTATCGACATTCACAGTGCGAAAATTGGCGACGTCATGACAGAGCATCCAACCGTCGCGGATCCCAATCTGCTGGCAGTCGAAGGACTTAATTTGATGCAGCAGAAAAAAATAAACGGCCTGATGCTGTGCCAACACGGTAAATTGGTCGGCGCGCTGAACATGCACGACCTTCTTAAAGCCGGAGTGATGTAA
- the kdsC gene encoding 3-deoxy-manno-octulosonate-8-phosphatase KdsC encodes MTHSVETLYGPVESAVFAIAKEIKLLICDVDGVFSDGLIYMGNDGEELKTFHTRDGYGVKSLMNAGIEIAIITGRRSQIVENRMKALGISLIYQGQDDKVKAYADICDKLSISPQQTGYIGDDLIDWPVMEKVALKVCVADGHPLLAQRANYVTRIKGGHGAVREVCDLILQARDELDVHKGLSI; translated from the coding sequence ATGACCCATTCTGTTGAAACGCTATACGGCCCTGTCGAGTCGGCGGTTTTTGCTATCGCCAAAGAAATCAAACTACTGATCTGCGATGTGGATGGGGTCTTTTCCGATGGCCTTATCTACATGGGTAACGACGGCGAAGAGTTGAAAACGTTCCATACTCGTGATGGCTATGGCGTGAAATCGTTGATGAACGCCGGCATTGAAATCGCCATCATCACGGGCCGCCGCTCACAAATCGTTGAAAATCGGATGAAAGCCTTAGGCATTTCCCTGATTTATCAAGGGCAAGATGACAAAGTGAAAGCCTATGCTGATATTTGTGACAAATTGTCCATCAGCCCACAGCAGACAGGTTATATTGGTGACGATCTGATAGACTGGCCAGTAATGGAAAAAGTCGCGCTCAAAGTGTGTGTTGCCGATGGTCACCCACTGCTCGCTCAACGTGCCAACTATGTGACCCGAATCAAAGGCGGTCACGGTGCTGTTCGCGAAGTGTGTGATCTGATTTTGCAGGCACGCGATGAGCTGGATGTTCATAAAGGTTTGAGTATATGA
- the lptC gene encoding LPS export ABC transporter periplasmic protein LptC, whose product MNVARILYVLLFFVASWSAYYLYSQREAQTIQVAPNLELPMFSGTALKNTSYNEYGQRSHQIASSHLDHYAKSGDTIFENPTLAIYRDGEALEWKVSAKRAVLNDKQVLTLYDNVLMQNLLPDAGFDTLATAKLEIDLANRDFRADQQVLLVGPQFETSGAAMQGNLQTNTATLYNKVQGRYETLTP is encoded by the coding sequence ATGAATGTCGCTCGCATCCTATATGTGTTGCTCTTTTTTGTTGCTTCTTGGTCGGCTTATTACTTATATAGTCAACGTGAAGCACAGACGATTCAAGTGGCGCCGAATCTTGAACTGCCCATGTTCAGCGGTACGGCTCTCAAGAACACCAGTTACAATGAATATGGCCAACGCAGTCACCAGATAGCATCGTCACATTTAGATCATTACGCCAAAAGCGGTGATACCATTTTTGAGAATCCGACACTGGCTATCTACCGTGACGGCGAAGCGTTAGAGTGGAAAGTCAGCGCCAAACGCGCGGTACTGAACGACAAACAGGTTCTGACGCTTTACGATAATGTGCTGATGCAAAATCTGTTGCCGGATGCGGGTTTTGATACCCTAGCCACCGCCAAGCTGGAGATAGATCTGGCCAATCGTGATTTTCGCGCCGATCAGCAAGTCCTGCTGGTAGGCCCACAATTTGAAACAAGCGGAGCGGCAATGCAAGGCAACCTGCAAACCAATACCGCCACTCTGTATAATAAAGTTCAAGGTAGATATGAGACCCTTACACCTTAG
- the lptA gene encoding lipopolysaccharide transport periplasmic protein LptA, with protein sequence MRPLHLSLFAFVLAAPSAFALKSDTQQPVYIDSNSQQLDMRSNQVIFEGNVSLKQGSISINAERIVVTRDKEKNAIHKIEAFGKPATFSQLTDDGRTLSGKANQLDYEVTSDQLVMLGQAELSQDGNVIKGSSIKYQIAQQKLIADSSHNERVTTVLQPSQANN encoded by the coding sequence ATGAGACCCTTACACCTTAGCCTCTTTGCATTCGTTTTAGCTGCCCCAAGTGCCTTTGCGCTCAAATCGGATACTCAGCAACCTGTCTACATCGATTCTAATTCTCAACAATTAGATATGCGCAGCAATCAGGTCATTTTTGAAGGGAATGTCTCGCTCAAACAAGGCAGCATTAGCATTAACGCCGAGCGGATTGTCGTTACCCGCGACAAAGAAAAAAATGCCATTCATAAAATTGAGGCCTTTGGTAAACCTGCGACATTTTCACAACTGACTGACGATGGCCGCACCCTCAGTGGCAAAGCCAACCAGTTGGATTACGAAGTCACTTCCGATCAACTGGTGATGCTTGGTCAGGCGGAGCTGTCTCAAGATGGTAACGTCATCAAAGGCTCGTCGATCAAATACCAAATCGCGCAGCAGAAATTGATTGCTGACAGCTCACACAACGAGCGTGTCACTACCGTATTACAACCAAGTCAGGCGAATAACTAA
- the lptB gene encoding LPS export ABC transporter ATP-binding protein, whose product MAVLRAKNLAKSYKKRKVVTDVSLQVESGQIVGLLGPNGAGKTTSFYMIVGLVPRDAGTISIDDQDISILPMHSRSKLGIGYLPQEASIFRKLSVEDNIMAVLQTRNELTREERQDKLEDLLEEFHIQHIRQSAGMALSGGERRRVEIARALAANPQFILLDEPFAGVDPISVIDIKKIIEHLRDRGLGVLITDHNVRETLDVCEKAYIVSQGHLIAEGTPEQVLNNEQVKQVYLGEQFRL is encoded by the coding sequence ATGGCCGTTCTGAGAGCAAAAAATCTCGCTAAGAGCTACAAAAAGAGAAAAGTCGTCACTGACGTCAGCTTGCAAGTCGAATCAGGGCAGATCGTTGGCTTGCTTGGGCCCAACGGTGCAGGCAAAACCACCTCTTTTTACATGATTGTGGGCCTAGTACCACGCGATGCTGGCACCATCAGTATTGACGATCAAGACATCAGTATTCTACCGATGCACAGCCGTTCTAAATTAGGCATTGGTTATCTTCCTCAGGAAGCCTCGATTTTTCGCAAGCTTTCTGTGGAAGACAACATCATGGCCGTGTTGCAAACGCGCAACGAGCTCACTCGCGAAGAACGCCAAGACAAACTCGAAGATCTGTTGGAAGAGTTTCACATTCAGCATATTCGACAAAGTGCGGGCATGGCGTTATCTGGCGGCGAGAGGCGCCGAGTCGAAATCGCCCGTGCTCTGGCGGCCAATCCTCAGTTCATCCTACTGGACGAACCGTTTGCTGGTGTTGACCCTATCTCCGTCATCGACATCAAAAAGATCATTGAACATCTGCGCGATCGCGGCCTTGGCGTGCTGATCACCGACCACAATGTACGCGAAACACTGGACGTATGTGAGAAAGCGTATATCGTCAGTCAAGGGCACCTGATCGCCGAAGGGACCCCGGAACAAGTTCTCAACAATGAGCAAGTAAAACAAGTTTATCTCGGCGAACAATTCCGACTATGA